Proteins encoded in a region of the Planococcus citri chromosome 1, ihPlaCitr1.1, whole genome shotgun sequence genome:
- the LOC135841011 gene encoding protein cbp-1-like, producing the protein MSHVIIKPVQRLSPSEKAFVERNVRLLAHLSTCKTRNCGESGCSELREFLRHGAFCKMGIKQNCQKCINIVALAVYHDEQCNQAEGCQFKLCRKKIRPTYHVVPENPNLF; encoded by the exons ATGAGTCACGTTATTATAAAACCAGTGCAG CGCTTGTCGCCCTCGGAAAAAGCTTTCGTAGAAAGAAATGTACGTCTGTTGGCCCATCTGTCCACATGTAAGACAAGGAACTGTGGAGAGTCTGGTTGTTCCGAACTAAGAGAGTTCTTGCGTCATGGTGCATTTTGTAAGATGGGAATCAAgcagaattgccaaaaatgtatTAATATTGTAGCTCTTGCTGTATATCATGACGAGCAGTGCAATCAG GCCGAAGGCTGTCAATTCAAACTGTGCCGTAAAAAAATTAGACCGACGTATCACGTTGTGCCCGAAAATCCAAATCTGTTTTAG